In Balearica regulorum gibbericeps isolate bBalReg1 chromosome 14, bBalReg1.pri, whole genome shotgun sequence, one genomic interval encodes:
- the RNF14 gene encoding E3 ubiquitin-protein ligase RNF14 isoform X2, with protein sequence MQFLKEETLSYLNISSPYELKMCHQGNRQSRTPLAPLDAEKDGAGAAGSAAAEEEIIDARAVQDVESLSSLIREILDFDQAQRRKCFNSKMYLCNICFCEKLGSECMYFTECSHVYCKACLKDYFEIQIRDGQVHCLNCPEPKCSSVATPGQVKELVGEQLFARYDRLLLQSSLDLMADVVYCPRPGCQTPVMQEPGCTMGICSCCNYAFCTLCKMTYHGVSPCKVTAEKLMDLRNEYLEADEATKRFLEQRYGKRVIQKALEEMESKEWLEKNSKSCPCCGTHIEKLDGCNKMTCTGCMQYFCWLCMGSLSRVNPYRHFNDPASPCFNRLFQAMRIDGEFWEVEDEDQ encoded by the exons ATGCAGTTTCTGAAGGAAGAAACGCTGAGTTATCTGAATATTTCCTCCCCGTATGAGCTAAAAATGTGCCATCAAGGgaacaggcagagcaggacacCTTTGGCCCCTCTCGACGCTGAGAAGGATGGTGCTGGTGCAGCAGGCTCCgcagcagctgaagaagaaatcaTTGATGCGAGAGCCGTGCAGGATGTGGAATCGTTATCAAGTCTCATTAGGGAAATCTTGGACTTTGATCAGGCTCAGAGGAGAAAGTGCTTTAACAGTAAGATGTACTTGTGCAATATCtgcttctgcgagaagctggGCAGCGAATGTATGTACTTCACGGAGTGCAGCCACGTGTACTGCAAAGCATGCCTGAAGGACTACTTTGAAATCCAGATCAGGGATGGGCAGGTCCACTGCCTCAACTGTCCAGAACCGAAGTGTTCTTCTGTTGCTACTCCTGGCCAG GTTAAAGAGTTGGTTGGAGAGCAGCTGTTTGCACGTTACGACCGCCTGCTTCTGCAGTCTAGCTTGGACCTGATGGCGGACGTAGTGTATTGCCCTCGCCCCGGCTGTCAGACCCCAGTCATGCAAGAACCGGGCTGCACCATGGGCATCTGTTCCTGTTGCAACTATGCTTTTTGTACTCTCTGTAAAATGACTTACCATGGGGTCTCCCCGTGTAAAGTTACTGCAG AGAAATTAATGGATTTGCGAAACGAATATTTGGAAGCAGATGAGGCAACTAAAAGATTTTTGGAACAACGCTATGGCAAACGAGTGATTCAGAAAGCCCTTGAGGAGATGGAGAGTAAAGAATGGCTAGAAAAGAACTCCAAGTCTTGTCCTTGCTGCGGTACTCATATAGAG aAGCTAGATGGCTGTAACAAAATGACGTGTACTGGCTGCATGCAGTATTTCTGCTGGCTTTGTATGGGATCCCTGTCACGGGTGAACCCATACAGGCACTTCAATGACCCAGCCTCCCCGTGCTTTAACAG ATTGTTTCAAGCCATGCGTATTGATGGTGAGTTCTGGGAGGTTGAAGATGAAGACCAGTAG